The Devosia sp. MC521 genome has a segment encoding these proteins:
- the addA gene encoding double-strand break repair helicase AddA produces MSDRGKLSVPFDTTSSQARASDPTYSIWVEANAGSGKTFVLTRRVLRLLLSGVRPQSILCLTYTKAAAAEMRRRVGNELAAWAVASEEALYKTLSDVSGSAPTKEQLRDARTLFARALETPGGLRILTIHAFCEAVLHRFPIEAGVPFDFAVIEDDRQEQMILSAREGVMADGLRGKENAQAVESLFGLMSDHAISEAIAVALSEGARLEPVLADIAGAKARLRKIAGFSGRSFAEIRADIPAHTLLTADTLTQIRSRCAVKPEGDGCVDVLARLTPETLTAEELRRAFFTKAGEPRKKLLLKADDTGNPGLNDLLSREQERIIAHEEEAKASALVERSEAVLDVVAAIHARYEDEKRRHSLLDFDDLIEKLGTLFANKELGPWVQYKLDAGIDHILVDESQDTNGRQWRVVRALADEFFTGEGAVERPRSLFAVGDQKQSIYSFQGAQPVLFGETGREIARRAQLASKNFQAVKLHTSFRTLGSILNAVDKVCSRDDIRAALLAVEPIGHAAARIQSGGSVTLWPPVQEQKTERETTEWPLEPVDGEMSGNRQVAMRIAEEIRSWIDSGRILGERGRPVRADDVLILVQKRGAFFQEVIRALRAKNLPTPGADRLAVTGHIAVLDLLALMDVLLNPADNLQLAALLRSPLFEVSEELLYDFAHDRLANQTLWSAIFASEQPEAVAVKQVLGKWRSQLDMERPFEFLTGVLYAEGGLKRFHARLGTEVDEVISELLELALSHEQSEQPSLQGFVADIRRRSVTIKRELAEGGAGVRVMTVHGSKGLEAPIVILADATAKPSGKQTGKPLYVVAEAPGPLLVHASQSAQHVEESLNIKAASDAQVAEEYWRRLYVAMTRAEDELYVTGTLTASQKLDNSWYEAIEMGLAGELHKVGGDDDEPLSYVFPQHSAPRYLPGGKAESKAAQELVLPAVPEPDVPKIISPSSAEDHGPAEHALDTLAERARDAETARRAGIALHALLQHLVRVERSAWEQVAPRALDALMPGGGEHAEDVQDRAISILSRPEFSALFGPASRPEVPFQINAIKKGEPIILRGRMDRIVVDDEGVLVIDYKSDTNAPSDPGKVSPAYLTQLGLYALVATQLFPGRLVRAGILWTQLESLMILPPERLAEATKDFTLD; encoded by the coding sequence ATGAGCGATCGCGGCAAACTTTCCGTCCCCTTCGACACCACATCGAGCCAAGCGCGCGCCTCCGACCCCACCTATTCCATCTGGGTGGAGGCCAATGCGGGCTCGGGCAAAACCTTCGTGCTAACCCGTCGCGTCTTGCGCTTGCTGCTCTCGGGCGTGCGGCCGCAATCGATTCTCTGCCTCACCTATACCAAGGCCGCAGCCGCAGAAATGCGCCGCCGCGTCGGCAATGAGCTGGCCGCTTGGGCGGTTGCGAGCGAAGAGGCACTCTATAAGACTCTCAGCGACGTGTCGGGCAGCGCGCCCACAAAAGAGCAATTGCGCGATGCGCGAACCCTCTTTGCCCGCGCGCTTGAAACCCCCGGCGGGTTGCGCATCCTCACCATCCACGCCTTCTGCGAGGCCGTGTTGCACCGCTTCCCCATTGAAGCCGGTGTGCCCTTCGATTTCGCCGTCATCGAAGACGATCGCCAAGAGCAGATGATTCTCTCGGCCCGCGAAGGCGTCATGGCCGATGGCTTGCGCGGCAAGGAAAATGCCCAAGCGGTGGAAAGCCTGTTTGGGCTGATGAGCGATCACGCCATTTCCGAAGCCATTGCTGTGGCCCTGTCCGAAGGGGCGCGTCTTGAGCCCGTGCTGGCGGACATCGCTGGGGCGAAGGCGCGGTTGCGCAAAATTGCTGGTTTTTCGGGCCGCTCCTTTGCCGAGATCCGCGCCGATATTCCAGCCCACACGCTTCTCACCGCCGACACACTGACCCAGATTCGCTCTCGCTGTGCGGTTAAGCCTGAAGGCGACGGGTGTGTGGATGTGCTGGCGCGCCTCACGCCCGAAACTCTTACCGCTGAAGAGCTTCGCCGCGCCTTTTTCACCAAAGCGGGCGAGCCGCGCAAAAAGCTGCTGCTCAAGGCGGATGATACAGGCAATCCCGGTCTCAACGATCTCCTCTCCCGCGAGCAAGAGCGCATTATCGCTCACGAAGAAGAAGCCAAGGCATCCGCTCTCGTTGAACGTAGCGAAGCGGTGTTGGACGTCGTTGCCGCTATCCACGCCCGCTATGAAGACGAAAAGCGTCGCCACTCGCTGCTGGACTTTGACGATCTCATCGAAAAACTCGGCACGCTCTTTGCCAATAAAGAGCTTGGTCCGTGGGTCCAGTATAAGCTCGACGCAGGCATCGACCACATTCTCGTCGATGAAAGCCAAGACACCAACGGGCGTCAATGGCGCGTTGTCCGTGCTCTGGCCGATGAGTTCTTCACCGGCGAAGGCGCGGTCGAGCGTCCACGCTCGCTGTTTGCCGTTGGCGATCAAAAACAGTCGATCTACTCCTTCCAAGGCGCTCAGCCTGTGCTGTTTGGCGAAACCGGTCGCGAAATCGCCCGCCGAGCCCAGCTCGCCTCAAAGAACTTTCAGGCCGTCAAACTACACACCAGTTTTCGCACCCTCGGCTCCATATTGAACGCTGTCGATAAGGTCTGCTCGCGCGACGACATCCGCGCCGCGCTGCTGGCGGTGGAACCCATCGGTCACGCCGCGGCCCGTATTCAATCAGGCGGTAGTGTCACGCTTTGGCCTCCGGTGCAGGAGCAAAAAACCGAGCGCGAAACCACGGAATGGCCGCTTGAGCCCGTGGACGGAGAGATGAGCGGCAATCGCCAAGTCGCCATGCGCATCGCAGAGGAAATCCGCTCGTGGATCGATTCTGGCCGCATCTTGGGCGAACGCGGTCGCCCTGTTCGCGCCGATGACGTTCTCATCCTCGTTCAAAAGCGCGGCGCTTTCTTTCAAGAGGTTATCCGCGCTCTGCGCGCCAAAAACCTACCGACCCCCGGCGCTGATCGTCTGGCCGTCACCGGCCACATCGCCGTGCTCGATCTTTTGGCGCTGATGGATGTGCTGCTCAACCCGGCCGACAATCTGCAATTGGCGGCACTCCTGCGCTCGCCTCTCTTCGAAGTCTCCGAAGAGCTGCTCTACGATTTCGCCCACGACCGCCTTGCCAACCAGACCCTCTGGTCAGCCATCTTTGCCTCCGAACAGCCGGAGGCTGTTGCTGTAAAGCAAGTGTTGGGCAAGTGGCGCAGCCAACTCGATATGGAGCGCCCCTTCGAATTCCTCACCGGCGTACTCTATGCCGAGGGCGGGCTAAAACGCTTCCACGCGCGTTTGGGTACGGAAGTAGACGAGGTTATCTCCGAGCTTTTGGAATTGGCCCTCAGCCACGAGCAGAGCGAGCAGCCCTCCTTGCAGGGTTTTGTTGCCGACATTCGCCGTCGCTCCGTCACTATTAAGCGTGAATTGGCCGAAGGCGGCGCAGGCGTGCGCGTCATGACCGTCCACGGCTCCAAAGGGCTCGAAGCCCCCATTGTTATTCTCGCCGATGCGACAGCAAAGCCCTCGGGCAAACAAACCGGCAAGCCGCTTTACGTCGTGGCCGAAGCGCCCGGGCCGTTGCTGGTCCATGCCTCCCAATCCGCGCAGCATGTCGAGGAGTCGCTCAACATTAAAGCCGCCAGCGACGCGCAGGTCGCCGAAGAATATTGGCGTCGCCTTTACGTCGCCATGACCCGCGCCGAAGATGAACTTTACGTCACCGGCACGCTTACAGCATCGCAAAAGCTCGACAATTCCTGGTACGAAGCCATCGAAATGGGCCTTGCGGGGGAACTCCACAAAGTCGGCGGCGACGACGACGAGCCGCTCTCCTATGTTTTCCCCCAGCACTCGGCGCCGCGCTACCTGCCCGGTGGTAAGGCTGAGAGTAAAGCCGCCCAAGAGCTGGTGCTACCCGCTGTTCCAGAGCCGGACGTGCCGAAAATTATCAGCCCTTCATCGGCTGAGGATCATGGTCCCGCCGAACACGCTCTCGACACTCTTGCCGAACGCGCCCGTGACGCCGAAACGGCGCGCCGCGCAGGCATCGCGCTCCACGCTCTGCTGCAGCACCTTGTGCGCGTTGAGCGTTCGGCCTGGGAACAGGTCGCTCCGCGTGCGCTGGATGCGCTGATGCCGGGCGGCGGTGAGCATGCTGAGGACGTGCAAGATCGCGCTATTTCCATTCTCTCTCGGCCCGAGTTCTCTGCGCTCTTCGGCCCTGCGAGCCGACCGGAAGTGCCCTTCCAGATCAACGCAATCAAAAAAGGCGAGCCCATCATCTTGCGCGGCCGCATGGATCGCATCGTGGTCGATGATGAGGGCGTCCTTGTCATCGATTACAAATCTGACACGAACGCGCCCAGCGACCCCGGAAAGGTCTCCCCGGCCTATCTCACTCAGCTGGGCCTATATGCGCTGGTTGCAACGCAGCTTTTCCCCGGTCGCTTGGTCCGCGCGGGTATTCTTTGGACCCAGTTGGAATCCCTAATGATTTTGCCGCCAGAACGGCTTGCAGAAGCGACAAAGGATTTCACGCTCGATTGA
- the trxA gene encoding thioredoxin codes for MMTNPVSEANFGEEVLNSKEPVLVDFWAEWCGPCRAIAPVLDELSSELAGKVKIVKLNVDENPGLAAQYGVRSIPTMILFKGGQAADMKIGAGTPKAGLAKWLEGHAA; via the coding sequence ATGATGACTAATCCTGTTTCCGAGGCCAACTTTGGCGAGGAAGTCCTGAACTCCAAGGAGCCCGTACTCGTGGACTTCTGGGCGGAGTGGTGCGGACCGTGCCGCGCAATCGCCCCTGTCCTTGATGAACTCTCCAGTGAACTGGCTGGCAAGGTAAAGATCGTTAAGCTGAACGTCGACGAAAACCCGGGCCTTGCGGCTCAGTATGGCGTTCGCTCGATCCCGACCATGATCCTGTTTAAGGGCGGTCAGGCAGCTGACATGAAGATCGGCGCAGGCACCCCAAAGGCGGGTCTTGCCAAGTGGCTCGAAGGCCACGCCGCTTAA
- a CDS encoding glycoside hydrolase family 3 N-terminal domain-containing protein — protein MAAIDLSAAPFHLEDGAQAWVQETLTSLSPRDKLAQLFILLSRDAPEAALDSLRAFKPAGITRIYSSNLSAEIGLINDANSVGPVPMLVSADLEGSRMSLPFGTEVPNPLALAAIDDVETTSAIATIMAEEAHAVGLNWSFTPLLDINAAWRSAIVSTRSFGSDVDLIERHALAEISAFQASGVAATVKHWPGEGFDDRDQHLVTTVNPLSVEEWEDKFGRLYRAAIDAGVMSVMSAHIAFPAYVLANDPDAGAEAYRPAVLSSLLNQHLLREKLGFNGLIVTDATPMAGFGDWGPRSEIIPQSIIAGCDLILFSDDPTADLMHLVAAVADGRLSQERVDEAVTRVLALKAALGLHKTDREPLEPISAQLTLARLSSKEVAKAAHDKVPTLVKDTANLLPLTVEKHKRVLIFSTGAVQPFAPVPLPLSLPDLLREQGFEITEYTPDMQVNIKDFDLVLYLLAEETLLTRQRIFLNWRELTGNVFGAMKRYWHDVPVLMVSLGYPFYLHDAPRVKTYVNAYASNEDMQQAVLDCLLGKKPFLGKSPVDPFCGSDQAKY, from the coding sequence TTGGCCGCCATCGACCTCTCTGCCGCGCCGTTCCATCTTGAAGACGGTGCGCAGGCCTGGGTGCAAGAAACGCTGACCAGCCTAAGCCCGCGCGATAAGCTGGCGCAGCTGTTCATTCTGCTGTCACGCGACGCGCCGGAGGCCGCGCTCGATAGCCTGCGCGCCTTCAAACCCGCCGGCATCACGCGAATCTATTCGTCCAATCTCAGTGCTGAGATTGGCTTGATCAACGACGCCAATAGCGTTGGCCCTGTGCCCATGCTGGTCAGCGCCGATCTCGAAGGCAGCCGCATGAGCCTGCCCTTTGGCACTGAAGTGCCAAATCCGCTGGCGCTGGCGGCCATCGACGATGTTGAAACCACATCCGCGATTGCCACCATCATGGCCGAGGAGGCCCATGCTGTTGGGCTCAATTGGAGCTTTACCCCGCTGCTCGACATCAATGCCGCTTGGCGCAGCGCTATTGTCAGCACGCGCTCATTTGGCTCGGACGTTGATCTGATCGAGCGCCACGCCCTAGCAGAAATCTCAGCCTTCCAAGCCAGTGGCGTCGCCGCGACCGTAAAGCACTGGCCGGGCGAAGGCTTTGATGACCGCGATCAGCACCTGGTCACAACCGTAAACCCGCTCTCCGTGGAGGAATGGGAAGACAAGTTCGGTCGGCTGTATCGCGCCGCCATTGATGCGGGCGTCATGAGCGTCATGTCTGCCCATATCGCTTTTCCCGCCTATGTCCTCGCCAATGACCCAGATGCAGGCGCTGAGGCATACCGCCCAGCCGTTTTAAGCTCTTTGCTCAATCAGCACCTCCTACGCGAAAAGCTGGGCTTTAACGGCCTTATCGTCACCGACGCCACGCCTATGGCTGGTTTTGGTGACTGGGGCCCGCGTTCCGAAATCATTCCGCAATCCATCATTGCTGGCTGCGATCTTATTCTGTTTTCCGACGATCCCACGGCCGACTTGATGCATCTCGTTGCCGCCGTTGCCGATGGTCGCTTGAGCCAGGAACGTGTTGATGAAGCCGTGACGCGCGTCTTGGCGCTCAAGGCCGCACTGGGCCTTCACAAGACAGATCGTGAGCCGCTGGAGCCAATCAGCGCGCAGCTCACCCTAGCGCGGCTGTCGAGCAAGGAAGTCGCCAAGGCAGCGCATGACAAAGTGCCAACGCTGGTCAAAGACACAGCGAACCTTTTGCCGTTGACGGTTGAAAAGCATAAGCGGGTTTTGATCTTTTCGACCGGCGCGGTGCAACCCTTCGCACCGGTGCCACTGCCGCTATCCTTGCCAGACCTCTTGCGCGAGCAGGGGTTTGAGATCACCGAATATACGCCTGACATGCAGGTCAACATCAAGGATTTTGATCTCGTGCTGTATCTTCTTGCGGAAGAAACCCTGCTGACGCGTCAGCGGATTTTCCTCAATTGGCGCGAGCTGACGGGCAATGTTTTTGGCGCGATGAAGCGCTACTGGCACGATGTGCCGGTGCTGATGGTGTCGCTTGGCTACCCGTTCTATCTGCATGATGCGCCACGGGTTAAAACCTACGTCAACGCTTATGCCTCCAACGAGGATATGCAGCAGGCGGTCCTCGATTGCCTCTTGGGCAAAAAGCCCTTCTTGGGCAAGAGCCCGGTCGATCCCTTCTGCGGGTCCGACCAGGCCAAATATTGA
- a CDS encoding folylpolyglutamate synthase/dihydrofolate synthase family protein, protein MSRTDAILARLSQLHPKLIDLSLDRMLPLLERLGNPHEKLPPVIHVAGTNGKGSTIAYLRAFLEAAGKTVHVYNSPHLVRFNERIRLASKLVETPVLDAALEEVEAVNNGDPITFFEVTTVTAFKLFAETPADYLLLEVGMGGTYDTTNVVKNPLGTIITPVDLDHQGFLGNTIGEIAVNKAGILKRGAKAVIGIQQADAHDVIDRAARRLGVTPIYQGEEFYGAEQDGRLVFEDQDGLLDLPPPALIGQHQFENAALAIAAARHFGLPIDEAAFAQGLRKVTWPARMQPLRNGHLRDLLSPSHELWLDGGHNAHGSRAVAKALSAMPKKPLVLVLGMMNTRAPEDVLAPYMPLEPVKVFTLTIPGEPNAHSGEEIARRGAAIGVPTEAVSDVETALKAAAGIENARVLVAGSLYLAGDVLDKNGTLPD, encoded by the coding sequence ATGTCCCGCACAGACGCCATTTTGGCCCGTTTGAGCCAGCTTCACCCAAAGCTGATCGACCTCAGTCTCGATCGCATGCTGCCCCTGTTGGAGCGCCTCGGAAACCCGCATGAAAAACTGCCTCCGGTTATCCATGTGGCCGGGACCAATGGCAAAGGCTCGACCATTGCCTATCTGCGTGCTTTCCTAGAAGCGGCGGGCAAGACAGTTCACGTCTACAATTCTCCGCATCTCGTGCGGTTCAATGAGCGCATCCGCCTCGCTAGCAAACTGGTTGAGACCCCAGTGCTCGATGCTGCGCTGGAAGAGGTTGAGGCCGTCAACAATGGCGATCCGATCACCTTCTTCGAGGTGACAACTGTCACGGCCTTCAAGCTCTTTGCCGAGACGCCTGCCGACTATCTTCTGCTCGAAGTGGGCATGGGCGGCACCTACGACACCACCAATGTGGTCAAGAACCCATTGGGCACGATCATCACCCCGGTCGATCTCGACCATCAAGGGTTCCTCGGAAATACGATTGGGGAGATTGCTGTAAACAAGGCGGGCATCCTCAAGCGTGGCGCGAAAGCGGTTATCGGTATCCAACAGGCCGATGCCCATGATGTCATAGACCGCGCTGCACGGCGCTTGGGCGTTACCCCGATCTATCAGGGCGAAGAGTTTTATGGGGCCGAGCAGGATGGGCGTTTGGTCTTTGAAGACCAAGACGGGCTCCTTGACTTGCCACCGCCTGCCTTGATCGGACAGCATCAGTTCGAAAATGCTGCGCTGGCCATTGCCGCCGCGCGCCATTTTGGCCTGCCGATTGATGAAGCAGCGTTTGCGCAAGGGCTCCGCAAGGTCACTTGGCCAGCGCGCATGCAGCCGCTGCGTAATGGACACCTGCGCGACCTGCTCTCCCCTAGCCATGAGCTGTGGCTGGATGGCGGGCATAATGCCCATGGTTCGCGAGCTGTAGCCAAGGCTCTCAGCGCCATGCCGAAAAAGCCGCTGGTGCTGGTGCTCGGGATGATGAACACCCGCGCCCCCGAGGACGTGCTGGCGCCCTATATGCCGCTTGAGCCGGTGAAAGTGTTTACGCTCACCATTCCGGGCGAGCCTAATGCGCATTCGGGCGAAGAGATTGCCCGACGCGGCGCAGCCATTGGCGTGCCGACCGAGGCTGTCAGTGACGTAGAAACGGCCTTGAAAGCCGCTGCGGGCATTGAAAACGCCCGCGTGCTGGTGGCTGGATCGCTTTATCTGGCGGGTGACGTTTTGGATAAAAACGGCACCCTGCCCGACTGA
- the pheT gene encoding phenylalanine--tRNA ligase subunit beta — MKFTLDWLKEHLDTNASPEDIGKALTMIGLEVEGIESQGKALEKFVVAHVVEAKAHPNSDHLNICKVDAGTGELIDVVCGAPNCRTGLKTVFAAPGTYIPGKDFELKGGVVIRGAPSNGMLCSAAELELSDENDGIIELPEDAPIGQKYVDFAGINGVVFDISITPNRGDATGVYGVARDLAAFGLGTLKSTDFSPVPSKGPSPIAPLAHDFADGAPKAIRKFAGRYIANVKNGPSPEWLQARLRAVGLRPINTIVDITNLVSLGWGRPLHAYDADKVEGTMVLRNARGEEFDALDNKIYTLDETMTVIADDKGPLCLGGIMGGIRSGVTEDTTNIIMECASWDADLIAQGGRKTGIVSDARYRLERNVDPALTEPGLQLATRLVLELCGGDAMEPAISGEDVFPNTVVEFPLAEVKRLTGLNVSASEIEDILTRLGFGVEGEGNVRTVKVPSWRPDVTMNADLVEEVMRMVGVDNVPVEPLPRLHHVAPRILTTIQNRRRITRRALASRGLDEAVTWSFISNELATRFGGGTEDRQLANAIASDMTDMRPSLLPGLLSGARRNANRGFGDVALFEVGQVFLSGNPDGQHTYATGVRTGTATLNGAGRHWSGKATAVSVWDAKADLAAVLDALGVDVDKVQVLPEAASWSHPGRGGRFALGPKVTLGWFGELHPALIAELDLEGPVVAFEIDLDAIPEARKKATKTKPALTLSQFQPVSRDFAFVMDKAVSAATIIKAAKGAEKVLISDVTIFDVFEGTHVGEGKKSVAIEVTLQPRDKTLTDEDIEKVSAAVVAAVAKATGGELRK; from the coding sequence ATGAAGTTCACTCTCGACTGGCTCAAGGAACACCTCGACACCAATGCTTCGCCGGAAGATATCGGCAAGGCATTGACCATGATTGGTCTCGAGGTCGAAGGCATTGAAAGCCAGGGTAAGGCGCTCGAAAAGTTTGTGGTCGCGCATGTGGTGGAAGCCAAAGCGCACCCGAACTCGGACCACCTCAATATCTGTAAAGTTGACGCGGGCACGGGCGAGTTGATCGACGTGGTCTGTGGCGCTCCAAACTGCCGCACCGGTTTGAAGACCGTGTTTGCCGCGCCGGGCACCTATATTCCGGGCAAAGATTTTGAGCTCAAGGGTGGCGTTGTCATCCGTGGCGCGCCGTCTAACGGCATGCTGTGCTCGGCTGCAGAACTGGAACTGTCGGACGAGAACGACGGCATTATCGAGCTGCCCGAAGACGCGCCAATCGGCCAGAAATATGTCGATTTCGCAGGCATCAATGGCGTGGTCTTTGACATTTCCATCACCCCAAACCGCGGCGACGCGACCGGCGTTTATGGCGTGGCGCGCGATCTGGCGGCCTTCGGTCTGGGGACGCTGAAGTCCACCGACTTTTCGCCAGTCCCTTCCAAGGGTCCAAGCCCGATTGCACCGCTCGCGCATGACTTCGCTGACGGCGCGCCAAAGGCGATCCGCAAGTTTGCTGGCCGCTACATCGCCAACGTCAAAAATGGCCCTTCGCCAGAGTGGCTGCAGGCGCGTTTGCGCGCTGTTGGTCTGCGCCCGATCAACACTATCGTTGATATCACCAACCTTGTTTCGCTGGGTTGGGGTCGTCCGCTGCACGCCTATGACGCCGACAAGGTTGAGGGCACCATGGTGCTGCGCAATGCCCGTGGCGAAGAGTTCGACGCACTCGACAACAAGATTTACACGCTCGACGAAACCATGACGGTTATCGCCGACGACAAGGGCCCACTGTGCCTTGGTGGCATTATGGGTGGCATCCGTTCGGGTGTGACCGAAGACACCACCAATATCATCATGGAATGCGCCAGCTGGGACGCAGACCTGATTGCTCAGGGTGGTCGCAAAACAGGCATTGTTTCGGACGCGCGCTATCGCCTTGAACGCAATGTTGATCCAGCCCTGACAGAACCAGGCTTGCAGCTGGCAACCCGCCTCGTGCTGGAACTCTGCGGCGGCGACGCCATGGAGCCAGCGATTTCGGGTGAAGATGTGTTCCCGAACACGGTCGTCGAGTTCCCACTCGCGGAAGTTAAGCGCCTCACCGGATTGAATGTTTCTGCAAGCGAGATCGAAGACATTCTCACCCGCCTTGGCTTTGGCGTTGAAGGCGAGGGCAATGTTCGTACGGTGAAGGTGCCAAGCTGGCGCCCAGACGTGACGATGAATGCCGACCTCGTGGAAGAGGTGATGCGCATGGTGGGCGTGGACAATGTTCCCGTCGAACCACTGCCACGCCTCCACCACGTCGCTCCGCGCATTCTAACCACCATTCAGAACCGTCGCCGCATTACGCGTCGCGCTCTGGCATCGCGTGGTCTGGATGAAGCCGTCACTTGGTCATTCATTTCCAATGAATTGGCGACACGCTTTGGTGGTGGCACCGAAGACCGCCAGCTGGCCAATGCGATTGCCTCGGACATGACCGATATGCGTCCGTCCCTGCTGCCAGGCCTGCTCTCGGGTGCGCGTCGCAATGCCAACCGTGGCTTTGGCGATGTGGCGCTGTTTGAAGTGGGTCAGGTGTTCCTGTCCGGTAATCCAGACGGTCAGCATACCTATGCAACGGGCGTCCGCACTGGCACGGCGACACTCAATGGCGCTGGCCGTCATTGGTCCGGAAAGGCCACGGCGGTTTCCGTTTGGGACGCCAAGGCAGACCTCGCGGCGGTGCTCGATGCTCTTGGCGTGGATGTCGACAAGGTTCAGGTGTTGCCAGAAGCTGCCAGCTGGAGCCATCCGGGTCGCGGCGGTCGCTTCGCCCTTGGCCCGAAGGTCACACTTGGTTGGTTCGGTGAACTGCACCCTGCTCTGATTGCTGAGCTTGACCTTGAAGGTCCGGTTGTGGCGTTCGAGATTGACCTCGATGCCATTCCAGAAGCCCGCAAGAAGGCCACGAAGACTAAGCCTGCGCTAACGCTCAGCCAGTTCCAGCCTGTGTCGCGCGACTTTGCTTTCGTGATGGATAAGGCCGTATCGGCTGCGACCATTATCAAGGCTGCCAAGGGCGCGGAAAAGGTACTGATCTCGGACGTGACCATTTTCGACGTCTTTGAAGGCACCCATGTTGGCGAAGGCAAGAAGTCGGTCGCAATCGAAGTGACCTTGCAGCCACGCGACAAGACACTGACTGATGAGGACATCGAAAAGGTGTCGGCAGCGGTCGTGGCGGCGGTTGCCAAAGCCACTGGCGGCGAGTTGCGCAAGTAA
- the pheS gene encoding phenylalanine--tRNA ligase subunit alpha, whose amino-acid sequence MSLQSQIETLRSEISAAITGADTETALDAVRVAALGKKGSVSALLATLGSMDPEDRKAAGPAINGLKNDVASLIDARSISLKSAALEARLTAETLDVTLPLQPAPTAKGRIHPISQTIDEITAIFSDMGFSVAEGPDIETDYYNFTALNFPEGHPAREMHDTFFMKPGPNGEKKVLRTHTSPVQVRVMQKTNDKPSASYLTPPQDPPIRVVIPGRTYRNDSDQTHTPMFHQVEGLVIDKSSHIGQLRWVLEEFLKAFFEVPNVTLRFRPSFFPFTEPSMEVDVQCDRSGAEVKIGEGNDWLEILGCGMVHPNVLEHAGLDPSVYQGFAFGVGIDRLAMLKYGMPDLRAFFDADQRWIEHYGFRPLDLPTLFGGLSN is encoded by the coding sequence ATGTCCCTGCAGTCCCAGATCGAAACCCTGCGCAGTGAGATTTCCGCAGCCATTACCGGCGCGGACACAGAAACTGCACTTGATGCCGTGCGCGTCGCAGCCCTGGGCAAGAAAGGGTCTGTTTCGGCCCTACTCGCCACTCTCGGCTCGATGGACCCCGAAGACCGTAAAGCCGCTGGCCCGGCTATCAACGGGCTCAAGAATGATGTGGCGAGCCTTATCGACGCGCGCAGCATTTCCCTCAAGAGCGCAGCGCTAGAAGCGCGCCTCACGGCGGAGACGCTCGATGTCACCCTGCCCTTGCAGCCTGCCCCAACCGCCAAGGGCCGCATTCACCCGATTTCGCAGACCATTGACGAAATCACTGCGATTTTCTCGGACATGGGTTTTTCCGTAGCCGAAGGTCCCGATATCGAGACCGATTATTACAACTTCACCGCGCTGAACTTCCCTGAAGGCCACCCGGCGCGCGAAATGCACGACACCTTCTTCATGAAGCCCGGTCCGAACGGGGAAAAGAAGGTTCTGCGCACCCACACCTCGCCGGTGCAGGTTCGCGTCATGCAGAAGACCAATGATAAGCCATCGGCGTCCTATCTGACCCCACCACAGGATCCGCCGATCCGCGTGGTTATTCCGGGCCGCACCTATCGTAACGACAGCGACCAGACCCACACCCCGATGTTCCATCAGGTGGAAGGTCTCGTCATCGACAAGTCGAGCCACATCGGCCAGCTGCGCTGGGTGCTCGAAGAATTCCTCAAAGCCTTCTTTGAAGTGCCGAACGTCACCTTGCGCTTCCGCCCAAGCTTCTTCCCGTTCACTGAGCCGTCGATGGAAGTTGACGTGCAGTGCGATCGCTCGGGCGCCGAAGTAAAGATCGGCGAAGGCAATGACTGGCTCGAAATTCTGGGTTGCGGCATGGTTCACCCGAACGTGCTCGAACACGCTGGCCTTGATCCAAGCGTCTATCAGGGCTTTGCCTTTGGCGTCGGCATCGACCGTCTCGCTATGCTGAAATATGGCATGCCGGACCTGCGTGCGTTCTTCGACGCTGACCAGCGTTGGATTGAACACTATGGCTTCCGTCCGCTCGACCTGCCGACATTGTTCGGCGGCCTGAGCAACTGA
- the rplT gene encoding 50S ribosomal protein L20, producing MARVKRGVTAHARHKKVLKAAEGYYGRRKSTIRIAKQAVEKAGQYAYRDRRVKKRNFRALWIQRINAAVRDYGLTYNRFIDGLSKAEVAVDRKVLSDLAITQPEAFAAIVAKAKAALAYLETVDATTHARVTA from the coding sequence ATGGCACGCGTAAAAAGAGGCGTCACAGCCCACGCCCGTCACAAGAAGGTCTTGAAGGCCGCCGAAGGTTACTACGGCCGCCGCAAGTCTACTATCCGTATCGCCAAGCAGGCGGTCGAAAAGGCCGGCCAGTACGCTTACCGCGACCGTCGCGTCAAGAAGCGTAACTTCCGCGCTCTGTGGATCCAGCGTATCAACGCAGCAGTGCGTGACTACGGCCTGACCTACAACCGCTTTATCGACGGCCTCAGCAAAGCTGAAGTCGCTGTCGACCGTAAGGTTCTGAGCGATCTCGCGATCACTCAGCCAGAAGCTTTTGCGGCTATCGTCGCTAAGGCCAAGGCAGCTCTGGCGTATCTCGAAACCGTGGATGCAACCACCCACGCTCGCGTTACCGCCTAA
- the rpmI gene encoding 50S ribosomal protein L35 has protein sequence MPKMKTKSGAKKRFSFTATGKVKAGVAGKRHRLISHNAKYIRTNRGTKILSKGDEGLVKWYMPYNR, from the coding sequence ATGCCAAAGATGAAGACCAAGTCCGGTGCAAAGAAGCGTTTCAGCTTCACCGCAACCGGTAAGGTGAAGGCCGGCGTTGCCGGCAAGCGCCACCGCCTTATCAGCCACAACGCAAAGTACATCCGCACCAACCGCGGCACCAAGATCCTGTCCAAGGGCGACGAGGGTCTGGTGAAGTGGTACATGCCGTACAACCGCTAA